A window of Mucilaginibacter paludis DSM 18603 contains these coding sequences:
- a CDS encoding pyridoxal phosphate-dependent aminotransferase, whose translation MNVLSDRIQNLSESATIKMAKLGRELSAKGVDVISLSFGEPDFHTPEHIKAAAKQAMDDNFTYYTPVSGYPELRKAIAAKLKNENGLDYDFSQIVVSTGAKQAIANALLCLVNPGEEVIIPTPYWVSYSEVVKLTEGTSVFIDSTVEQNFKITPQQLEAAITPKTRLFMFSSPCNPTGSVYSKEELAGLVEVFERYPEIYILSDEIYEHINFVEAHESIAQFESVKDRVIIINGFSKSYAMTGWRIGYSASSKETAAAFDKLQGQITSGTCSITQRAGIAAYEGGLESVLEMREAFRKRRGIVYDMLSKIPGIQTNLPDGAFYFFPNVTSFFGKSYNGKTINDADELSIFLLEEGHVATVGGDSFGDPKSIRISYAASEEKLIEAMNRIAAALAKLQ comes from the coding sequence ATGAATGTATTAAGCGACAGGATCCAAAATCTATCTGAGTCAGCAACGATTAAAATGGCAAAGCTGGGCCGCGAACTTTCAGCTAAAGGGGTTGATGTGATCAGCCTGAGTTTTGGTGAGCCCGATTTTCACACACCGGAGCATATCAAAGCCGCTGCCAAGCAAGCCATGGACGATAACTTCACCTACTATACCCCTGTATCCGGTTACCCGGAACTACGTAAGGCTATTGCCGCCAAGTTAAAAAACGAAAACGGCCTGGATTACGACTTTAGCCAGATTGTTGTTTCAACCGGTGCTAAGCAGGCTATTGCTAACGCGCTATTATGTTTGGTTAACCCCGGCGAGGAGGTAATTATACCTACACCGTACTGGGTTTCATACTCGGAAGTGGTTAAATTAACCGAAGGAACAAGCGTTTTTATCGACTCGACCGTTGAGCAAAACTTTAAAATTACGCCGCAACAGTTAGAGGCTGCCATTACGCCTAAAACCAGGTTATTTATGTTCTCATCGCCGTGTAACCCTACCGGCAGTGTTTACAGCAAAGAAGAACTGGCCGGTTTGGTAGAAGTGTTTGAACGCTATCCTGAAATTTACATCCTGTCTGACGAGATCTATGAGCATATCAACTTTGTTGAGGCCCACGAATCCATCGCACAATTTGAATCCGTTAAAGACCGCGTGATCATCATCAACGGTTTCTCAAAATCATACGCCATGACGGGCTGGCGCATTGGCTACTCGGCATCAAGCAAAGAAACCGCTGCTGCTTTTGATAAATTACAAGGTCAAATTACCTCGGGTACCTGCTCCATCACCCAGCGTGCAGGCATTGCCGCTTACGAAGGTGGCTTGGAGAGCGTTTTAGAAATGCGTGAAGCTTTCCGAAAACGCCGTGGTATTGTTTACGATATGTTATCAAAAATACCGGGCATACAAACTAACCTGCCGGATGGCGCCTTTTACTTTTTCCCTAACGTGACCTCGTTTTTTGGAAAAAGCTATAACGGCAAAACCATTAACGATGCCGACGAATTGAGCATCTTTTTGCTGGAAGAAGGACACGTAGCCACCGTAGGCGGTGATTCGTTTGGCGATCCAAAATCTATCCGGATATCATACGCTGCATCGGAAGAAAAACTGATTGAAGCCATGAACCGGATTGCTGCCGCTTTGGCCAAGTTACAATAA
- a CDS encoding cation diffusion facilitator family transporter, protein MQEQRKIILISLITGIVLMVAKFSAYFLTASNFILTDAAESIVNVVASAFAFFSIYLSSRPKDINHPYGHGKVEFFSVFVEGILILIAGIVIVVKSAYGLFHPNEVHDVLKGASIIGATGIINGVLGWYLIKKGESLRSMTLDADGRHLLTDMVTSGGLVIGLTLIYFTKIAILDNVLSIAVAGYIIFTGYKLTRRAIAGLMDEADFKIVEHVIAILNAKRKVEWIDVHNLRAQKYGNELHIDCHMTLPNYFDLNRVHHEVQLVDVLINQEASIKTELFIHTDPCIPACCHYCSMPDCPIRSEPKSKDIEWTMDNVTRNKKHFE, encoded by the coding sequence TTGCAGGAACAACGAAAGATAATTCTGATTTCTTTAATCACAGGTATCGTGTTAATGGTAGCCAAATTTTCGGCCTATTTTTTAACAGCTTCTAACTTTATACTAACCGATGCCGCCGAGAGCATCGTTAATGTAGTGGCCAGTGCCTTCGCGTTTTTCAGCATCTACCTTTCGTCGCGGCCAAAAGATATCAATCACCCTTACGGGCATGGCAAGGTGGAGTTTTTTTCGGTATTTGTTGAGGGAATTTTGATCCTGATAGCGGGTATCGTTATCGTGGTTAAATCTGCCTACGGCCTGTTTCACCCTAACGAGGTACACGATGTTTTAAAAGGCGCATCCATCATCGGTGCAACCGGCATTATTAACGGTGTATTGGGCTGGTACCTGATAAAAAAGGGCGAAAGTTTACGATCGATGACGCTGGATGCCGATGGGCGCCATTTATTAACCGATATGGTTACCAGCGGCGGCCTGGTAATAGGTTTAACCTTAATTTATTTTACCAAGATAGCCATACTTGATAATGTACTCTCGATAGCCGTTGCCGGATACATTATTTTTACAGGCTATAAGCTTACCCGCAGGGCCATAGCCGGCTTAATGGACGAGGCCGACTTTAAAATTGTAGAACATGTTATTGCTATTTTAAACGCCAAACGCAAGGTGGAGTGGATTGATGTACACAACCTGCGAGCGCAAAAATATGGTAACGAGTTGCATATTGATTGCCACATGACGCTGCCAAACTATTTCGATCTGAACCGCGTGCACCACGAGGTGCAGTTGGTTGATGTATTGATTAACCAGGAAGCAAGTATTAAAACTGAACTGTTTATCCATACCGACCCCTGTATACCCGCCTGTTGCCATTATTGCAGCATGCCCGATTGCCCTATCCGCAGCGAGCCAAAATCAAAAGATATTGAATGGACCATGGATAATGTAACACGTAACAAAAAACACTTTGAATAA
- a CDS encoding NUDIX domain-containing protein, which produces MPSFNVRVYGLLINDKREVLISDEKEYGTLFSKFPGGGLEYGEGLIDGLKREFLEECDMEIDVVKHFYTTHFFVEALFVGGQLISVYYLVKNVSPISLVIKHKPFDFDAEGEVLQAFRWVSIDSITPDDVTFPIDKHVVELLKNEHELS; this is translated from the coding sequence ATGCCGTCATTTAATGTAAGGGTTTATGGCTTATTGATTAATGATAAGCGCGAGGTGCTGATTAGCGACGAAAAGGAATATGGCACGCTGTTTTCAAAATTCCCCGGTGGTGGGCTGGAATATGGTGAAGGTTTAATAGATGGTTTAAAGCGTGAGTTTTTAGAGGAGTGCGATATGGAGATAGATGTGGTGAAGCACTTTTATACAACGCATTTTTTTGTTGAGGCTCTTTTTGTTGGCGGGCAGCTGATCAGCGTATATTACCTGGTGAAAAATGTTTCGCCCATCAGCCTGGTTATTAAACACAAACCGTTTGATTTTGATGCCGAAGGCGAAGTTTTACAGGCGTTTAGGTGGGTAAGTATCGATAGCATTACGCCCGATGATGTTACCTTCCCCATTGATAAACACGTGGTTGAATTATTAAAAAACGAACATGAACTTAGTTGA
- the bioA gene encoding adenosylmethionine--8-amino-7-oxononanoate transaminase, producing the protein MNLVERDLKVIWHPYTQMQTAAPPIPIVRGEGALLFDEEGKSYIDAVSSWWVNIHGHSHPYIAQKVSAQLSQLEHVIFAGFTHTGAVELAERLLEILPQNQSKVFYSDNGSTAIEVAIKMCLQYWHNQGAPRTKLLAFKNAYHGDTFGAMAVSARSAFTNVFEALLFEVEFIDLPNAANISDLKSHITNLKANLACFIFEPLLQGSGGMLMYDAPYLDELMAHCRAENVLTIADEVLTGFGRTGKRFACDHLQQQPDIMCFSKGLTGGTMALGLTTCTQAIYDAFLSADKLKTLFHGHSFTANPIACAAALASLDLFLLPETMANIKRIEERHSRFGLKVGQHPKIKECRQTGTIIALEWETGSQTSYFSNLRDKLYNHFLEAGIILRPLGNVLYILPPYCITNEQLDYIYSQIEHALDVF; encoded by the coding sequence ATGAACTTAGTTGAGCGCGATCTGAAAGTAATATGGCACCCTTATACCCAAATGCAAACCGCCGCGCCGCCTATCCCCATTGTTAGGGGCGAGGGGGCTTTACTGTTTGATGAGGAAGGCAAAAGCTATATCGATGCGGTTTCATCCTGGTGGGTAAATATTCATGGGCACTCGCACCCATACATCGCCCAAAAAGTTTCGGCTCAGTTATCGCAATTGGAGCATGTGATATTTGCGGGCTTTACCCATACTGGTGCCGTTGAACTCGCCGAAAGGTTATTGGAAATATTGCCACAAAATCAGTCTAAAGTGTTTTACTCTGATAACGGTTCAACCGCTATCGAAGTGGCTATAAAAATGTGCCTGCAATACTGGCACAACCAGGGCGCGCCGCGCACCAAATTGCTGGCGTTTAAAAATGCTTATCATGGCGATACCTTTGGTGCCATGGCAGTTAGCGCACGCAGCGCCTTTACCAATGTTTTTGAGGCGTTGTTGTTTGAAGTGGAATTTATCGACTTGCCAAATGCCGCTAACATCTCAGACCTCAAATCTCATATCACCAACCTCAAAGCTAACTTAGCCTGCTTTATTTTTGAGCCCTTGCTACAGGGTTCGGGTGGGATGTTGATGTACGATGCGCCATACCTGGACGAGTTGATGGCTCATTGCCGCGCCGAAAATGTTTTAACCATTGCTGATGAAGTGCTTACCGGCTTTGGCCGTACCGGGAAGCGTTTCGCCTGCGATCATCTGCAGCAGCAGCCGGATATCATGTGTTTCTCCAAAGGTTTAACAGGCGGAACAATGGCCCTGGGTTTAACTACCTGCACACAGGCTATATACGATGCATTTTTATCGGCAGATAAGCTTAAAACCTTGTTTCACGGGCACTCGTTTACCGCCAACCCCATTGCCTGTGCGGCTGCGCTGGCCAGTCTGGATTTGTTTTTGTTGCCCGAAACCATGGCTAATATCAAGCGGATTGAAGAGCGGCACTCCCGTTTTGGTTTGAAGGTGGGCCAGCATCCCAAAATCAAAGAGTGCCGCCAAACAGGAACCATTATTGCCCTGGAGTGGGAAACAGGTAGCCAAACATCGTACTTTAGCAACCTGCGCGATAAACTTTACAATCATTTTTTGGAAGCTGGTATTATTTTGCGCCCCTTAGGTAATGTACTTTACATTTTACCCCCATATTGCATTACCAATGAGCAACTGGATTATATTTACAGCCAGATTGAACATGCGCTGGATGTTTTTTAA